A part of Cannabis sativa cultivar Pink pepper isolate KNU-18-1 chromosome 6, ASM2916894v1, whole genome shotgun sequence genomic DNA contains:
- the LOC115695418 gene encoding phytosulfokine receptor 1 gives MSRLENGISMGRLVRLTDPNKKFQSFCDIIATKSSLSVCQLKSHTIHFLAPKMGFSNFCLAFLILVLSFKVSILTSQNLSCNMNDLEALSGFQSCLGSAIEGWDKSTSSDCCTWTGVTCSDDHLPIGRRIVGLELDNKRLTGKVCESLSGLDQLKILNLSHNYLSGSLEDEDFRFYNLEILDLSNNEFTGTIAASIFEVSTLKILDLSQNHFYGEIPNIFGNSTSLQVLSLQGNDLSGNLPESVFQLHNLTELQLGDNSFSGKLSDGIGNLSNLVKLDISFNLFSGSLPDIFNSLGKLEHLYAASNNFTGHLPPSLINSKSLMILNINNNSLDGLINLNCTAMVNLISIDLGSNFFQGPLPEQLFTCWKLISINLSRNKFNSVIPSSYKNFQSLSYFSISNASIYNISTALEVLQHCKNLSMVFLTMNFAEEEIPYQVNFQFKSLEVFVMANSQLRGKIPDWLSGCTKLQLLDLSWNNLWGTIPPWIGKLDFLFYLDLSNNSLSEEIPETLTELKEFKKEFNFSVVPILTFPVYTYREGSKGFKYKKMSNLRPSLVLSDNNLSGPIWPTFGNLKMLHVMDLKRNSLSGIIPKSFSGLKNLEKLDLSENKLSGSIPDSLLELHFLSNFNVSYNMLSGKIPSGGQFDTFPFSSFIGNKGLWGFNFFSSGVPKQHHSTSQVYPNINGQIIDFGLVFHLGTVTGFVISVTICFISGWVFQNAGKKKKER, from the coding sequence ATGAGTCGTTTGGAAAACGGAATCAGCATGGGAAGACTTGTAAGGTTGACTGACCCAAATAAAAAGTTTCAATCTTTCTGTGATATAATTGCTACTAAAAGTTCTTTATCTGTTTGCCAATTGAAGAGCCACACCATTCATTTTCTTGCACCCAAAATGGGGTTTTCTAACTTTTGTTTGGCCTTCTTGATTCTTGTTCTTTCTTTCAAGGTTAGTATTCTAACAAGTCAAAATCTTTCATGCAATATGAATGACTTGGAAGCTTTGAGTGGTTTTCAAAGTTGTTTAGGGTCAGCCATTGAAGGATGGGACAAATCCACTTCCTCGGATTGCTGCACTTGGACAGGAGTTACATGTTCGGATGATCATTTGCCTATAGGCAGAAGGATAGTTGGCTTGGAACTTGACAACAAAAGACTCACTGGGAAAGTTTGTGAGTCCTTATCTGGTTTGGATCAGTTAAAAATCTTGAATCTTTCTCACAACTATCTCAGTGGAAGTCTGGAAGACGAGGATTTCCGTTTTTATAATTTGGAGATTCTCGACTTGAGCAACAATGAGTTCACTGGAACTATAGCTGCAAGTATCTTTGAAGTTTCGACCCTCAAAATTCTCGATCTCTCACAGAACCATTTCTATGGAGAAATACCAAACATCTTTGGCAATAGTACCTCTCTTCAGGTCCTTTCTCTTCAAGGGAACGACCTATCTGGAAATTTGCCCGAAAGTGTTTTCCAGCTCCATAATCTAACTGAGCTTCAACTTGGAGATAATAGCTTTTCAGGAAAACTTAGTGATGGAATTGGAAACCTTTCTAACTTGGTCAAATTAGATATTTCGTTTAATCTCTTTTCAGGTAGTCTTCCAGATATTTTTAACAGCCTTGGTAAGCTTGAGCATCTTTATGCTGCTTCAAACAACTTCACTGGCCACTTACCTCCTTCTCTGATCAACTCAAAATCTCTAATGATTCTCAATATCAACAACAACTCGCTCGATGGTCTGATCAATCTCAACTGCACTGCCATGGTTAATCTGATCTCCATTGATCTTGGCTCCAATTTCTTTCAGGGTCCCCTCCCCGAACAACTATTCACTTGCTGGAAACTGATTAGTATTAATCTTAGTCGTAACAAGTTTAATAGTGTGATTCCAAGTAGCTATAAGAATTTCCAGTCATTGTCATATTTCTCTATATCAAATGCAAGCATCTATAATATATCCACAGCCCTTGAAGTCCTTCAACATTGCAAGAATTTGAGTATGGTTTTTCTCACAATGAATTTCGCTGAGGAGGAGATACCATATCAGGTGAATTTTCAGTTCAAGAGCCTTGAGGTGTTTGTCATGGCCAATTCTCAACTAAGAGGTAAGATTCCAGATTGGTTGAGTGGCTGCACCAAGTTGCAGCTATTGGATCTATCATGGAACAACTTGTGGGGAACCATTCCTCCATGGATTGGTAAGCTTGATTTCCTTTTCTACTTAGATTTGTCAAACAACTCTTTGAGCGAAGAAATACCAGAGACCTTAACCGAATTAAAGGAATTTAAGAAAGAGTTTAACTTCTCAGTAGTGCCTATTCTAACCTTCCCAGTTTATACTTATCGAGAAGGTTCAAAGGGTTTCAAGTACAAAAAGATGTCAAATCTTAGACCATCTTTGGTTCTAAGTGACAACAATCTATCTGGACCAATCTGGCCAACCTTTGGGAACTTGAAAATGCTTCATGTGATGGATTTGAAGAGGAATAGTCTTTCCGGGATCATTCCTAAAAGCTTTTCGGGTTTGAAGAACTTGGAAAAATTGGATTTATCTGAGAACAAGCTCAGTGGCTCTATCCCTGATTCATTGTTAGAACTTCattttttgtccaattttaatgTGTCATACAATATGTTATCTGGAAAAATCCCTTCTGGGGGTCAGTTTGATACCTTTCCATTTTCAAGTTTTATTGGTAATAAGGGTCTTTGGGGTTTTAACTTTTTCTCTTCTGGTGTTCCAAAACAACATCACTCTACTTCTCAAGTTTATCCCAATATCAATGGGCAAATTATAGATTTTGGTTTGGTATTTCATTTGGGGACTGTAACTGGTTTTGTCATTAGTgtaacgatttgttttatatctGGATGGGTGTTTCAAaatgcaggaaaaaaaaaaaaggaaagataA